A genome region from Triticum aestivum cultivar Chinese Spring chromosome 2B, IWGSC CS RefSeq v2.1, whole genome shotgun sequence includes the following:
- the LOC123044678 gene encoding protein NRT1/ PTR FAMILY 5.10-like isoform X1, whose amino-acid sequence MDATRALLLPRTDGAVPGVVDFRGGPAPRASTGRWSAAMFVLGVEIAERFAYHGVSANFISYLTGPLGESTAGAAAAINAWSGVVTMLPLLVACVANAWLGRFRTIVLASVLFVVSMGMLTLSSALPVFHSDGCTSFTSLSGACSPSPVQVTIFYVSLYLVALAEAGHKPWAQAFGADQFDQHHPEESVSRSSFFNWWYFGMCSGTAATTMASSYIQDNIGWGLGFGIPCLVMVFALAMFLLGTRRYRYYTSTRSSPFARLARAFVTLLKGSKSSQCAKQAVLSRARMVSSTRSTGRKFGACCGCSPSGRRASSTPSSSPSRQPSSRSRRRRWTRGSAPPSACRRRRCRRSSA is encoded by the exons ATGGACGCCACACGCGCCCTCCTCCTGCCCCGGACCGACGGCGCCGTGCCCGGCGTCGTGGACTTCCGCGGCGGCCCCGCCCCGCGCGCCTCCACCGGCCGATGGTCCGCCGCCATGTTCGTCCTCG GTGTGGAGATCGCGGAGCGGTTCGCGTACCACGGGGTGTCGGCCAACTTCATCAGCTACCTGACGGGCCCGCTGGGGGAGtccaccgccggcgccgccgcggcgaTCAACGCGTGGAGCGGCGTCGTCACGATGTTGCCGCTGCTGGTCGCCTGCGTCGCCAACGCCTGGCTCGGGCGGTTCCGCACCATCGTGCTCGCCTCCGTCCTCTTCGTCGTG AGCATGGGCATGCTGACCCTGTCCTCGGCGCTCCCGGTGTTCCACTCGGACGGGTGCACCAGCTTCACCTCGCTCTCGGGcgcgtgctcgccgtcgccggtgCAGGTGACCATCTTCTACGTCTCGCTCTACCTGGTGGCGCTGGCGGAGGCCGGGCACAAGCCGTGGGCGCAGGCGTTCGGCGCCGACCAGTTCGACCAGCACCACCCCGAGGAGTCCGTCTCCCGGAGCTccttcttcaactggtggtactTCGGCATGTGCTCcggcaccgccgccaccaccatggCCTCCAGCTACATCCAGGACAACATCGGCTGGGGCCTCGGCTTCGGCATCCCCTGCCTCGTCATGGTCTTCGCGCTCGCCATGTTCCTGCTCGGCACCCGCCGGTATCGCTACTACACCTCCACCCGGTCCAGCCCCTTCGCCCGCCTCGCCAGGGCCTTCGTCACGCTCCTCAAAGGCTCCAAGTCCAGCCAATGCGCCAA ACAAGCAGTACTCTCGCGGGCGAGGATGGTGAGTTCAACGCGGAGCACCGGGAGGAAGTTCGGGGCCTGCTGCGGCTGTTCTCCATCTGGGCGACGTGCATCATCTACGCCGTCATCTTCTCCCAGTCGTCAACCTTCTTCACGAAGCAGGCGACGACGCTGGACCCGCGGATCGGCGCCACCTTCCGCGTGCCGCCGGCGGCGCTGCAGACGTTCATCAGCCtga
- the LOC123044678 gene encoding protein NRT1/ PTR FAMILY 5.10-like isoform X2, which yields MDATRALLLPRTDGAVPGVVDFRGGPAPRASTGRWSAAMFVLGVEIAERFAYHGVSANFISYLTGPLGESTAGAAAAINAWSGVVTMLPLLVACVANAWLGRFRTIVLASVLFVVSMGMLTLSSALPVFHSDGCTSFTSLSGACSPSPVQVTIFYVSLYLVALAEAGHKPWAQAFGADQFDQHHPEESVSRSSFFNWWYFGMCSGTAATTMASSYIQDNIGWGLGFGIPCLVMVFALAMFLLGTRRYRYYTSTRSSPFARLARAFVTLLKGSKSSQCANTLAGEDGEFNAEHREEVRGLLRLFSIWATCIIYAVIFSQSSTFFTKQATTLDPRIGATFRVPPAALQTFISLTIITFIPVYDRLFVPAARRFTRLSSGITMLQRIGTGLVLALVAMVVEALVEARRLGVAREAGLVDDPKAALPMSLWWMVPQYVLFGLSDVFAMIGLQEFFYDQVPDALRSLGLAFFLSIFGVGHFLSSFLISAIDGATKKGGASWFSNNLNRAHLDYFYLLLAGLIQRNAGGFVRKSAR from the exons ATGGACGCCACACGCGCCCTCCTCCTGCCCCGGACCGACGGCGCCGTGCCCGGCGTCGTGGACTTCCGCGGCGGCCCCGCCCCGCGCGCCTCCACCGGCCGATGGTCCGCCGCCATGTTCGTCCTCG GTGTGGAGATCGCGGAGCGGTTCGCGTACCACGGGGTGTCGGCCAACTTCATCAGCTACCTGACGGGCCCGCTGGGGGAGtccaccgccggcgccgccgcggcgaTCAACGCGTGGAGCGGCGTCGTCACGATGTTGCCGCTGCTGGTCGCCTGCGTCGCCAACGCCTGGCTCGGGCGGTTCCGCACCATCGTGCTCGCCTCCGTCCTCTTCGTCGTG AGCATGGGCATGCTGACCCTGTCCTCGGCGCTCCCGGTGTTCCACTCGGACGGGTGCACCAGCTTCACCTCGCTCTCGGGcgcgtgctcgccgtcgccggtgCAGGTGACCATCTTCTACGTCTCGCTCTACCTGGTGGCGCTGGCGGAGGCCGGGCACAAGCCGTGGGCGCAGGCGTTCGGCGCCGACCAGTTCGACCAGCACCACCCCGAGGAGTCCGTCTCCCGGAGCTccttcttcaactggtggtactTCGGCATGTGCTCcggcaccgccgccaccaccatggCCTCCAGCTACATCCAGGACAACATCGGCTGGGGCCTCGGCTTCGGCATCCCCTGCCTCGTCATGGTCTTCGCGCTCGCCATGTTCCTGCTCGGCACCCGCCGGTATCGCTACTACACCTCCACCCGGTCCAGCCCCTTCGCCCGCCTCGCCAGGGCCTTCGTCACGCTCCTCAAAGGCTCCAAGTCCAGCCAATGCGCCAA TACTCTCGCGGGCGAGGATGGTGAGTTCAACGCGGAGCACCGGGAGGAAGTTCGGGGCCTGCTGCGGCTGTTCTCCATCTGGGCGACGTGCATCATCTACGCCGTCATCTTCTCCCAGTCGTCAACCTTCTTCACGAAGCAGGCGACGACGCTGGACCCGCGGATCGGCGCCACCTTCCGCGTGCCGCCGGCGGCGCTGCAGACGTTCATCAGCCtgaccatcatcaccttcatccCAGTCTACGACCGGCTCTTCGTGCCGGCGGCGCGGCGGTTCACGCGCCTGTCCTCGGGCATCACCATGCTGCAGAGGATCGGCACCGGGCTGGTCCTCGCCCTAGTGGCCATGGTGGTGGAGGCGCTGGTGGAGGCGAGGCGGCTGGGCGTAGCGAGGGAGGCCGGCCTCGTGGACGACCCCAAGGCGGCGCTGCCGATGAGCCTGTGGTGGATGGTGCCGCAGTACGTGCTGTTCGGGCTGTCGGACGTGTTCGCCATGATCGGGCTGCAGGAGTTCTTCTACGACCAGGTCCCCGACGCGCTGCGCAGCCTGGGGCTGGCCTTCTTCCTCAGCATCTTCGGGGTGGGCCACTTCCTGAGCAGCTTCCTCATCTCCGCCATCGACGGCGCCACCAAGAAGGGTGGCGCCAGCTGGTTCTCCAACAACCTCAACCGCGCGCACCTCGACTACTTCTACTTGCTGCTCGCCGGGTTGATTCAACGAAACGCAGGGGGTTTTGTGAGAAAATCCGCGCGCTGA